Proteins encoded together in one Thermococcus gammatolerans EJ3 window:
- a CDS encoding diacylglycerol/polyprenol kinase family protein translates to MLEWFPYTCLAAGFIIIAIAVTRKLGPEWAWINRKIIHFSIVPAILMFYYGKIPVEVFGVSAFIFGVVQLWPHLKRHELSWYQIKHNYGEVFFSFSASAVVLLFPREYATALLLAMAISDGVTGVVRHYYFKKNGFNVKLKKHWTGSLAYLITAIAIGLYLLEGGVVGKLAWATTLMLAEYQPWVDDNLAVPLVGSLLFLLY, encoded by the coding sequence ATGCTGGAATGGTTCCCGTATACCTGTCTCGCCGCTGGCTTCATAATCATAGCCATAGCAGTAACCAGAAAGCTCGGACCTGAATGGGCGTGGATAAACAGGAAGATAATTCACTTCAGCATCGTTCCGGCGATTTTGATGTTCTACTACGGAAAAATCCCAGTTGAAGTTTTTGGCGTTTCCGCCTTTATCTTCGGCGTCGTTCAGCTTTGGCCCCACCTCAAGAGACATGAGCTGTCTTGGTACCAGATAAAGCACAACTACGGCGAGGTGTTCTTTTCATTCTCGGCCTCGGCAGTCGTTCTGTTGTTTCCCAGAGAGTACGCAACGGCCCTGCTGTTGGCTATGGCGATCAGCGACGGCGTTACTGGAGTTGTAAGGCACTACTACTTCAAGAAAAACGGGTTCAACGTGAAGCTCAAGAAGCACTGGACAGGGAGCTTGGCCTACCTGATAACGGCCATAGCGATAGGGCTTTACCTCCTTGAGGGGGGTGTTGTTGGAAAACTGGCGTGGGCGACAACACTAATGCTAGCGGAGTACCAGCCCTGGGTGGACGACAACTTGGCCGTTCCGCTGGTGGGAAGCCTGCTGTTCCTCCTCTACTGA
- a CDS encoding DUF366 family protein translates to MELLIVKDRRIDYDGSAIGSHWAYRNFGILGNSLVVFRGKCDVKVEEMIDIEDLRASKEIRSDDMVHYIIEVFDLVNTLFASTLQKLFIARLCEVLGEYGVKTVRKGDDIYVNGRKLSISIATVSPVSVKIHIGINVEAKGIPEGVEAIGLKELRITEVEEFMERTGRALVEEFKKVKKDSLKVRWAQ, encoded by the coding sequence ATGGAGTTGCTCATCGTGAAGGATAGGCGCATAGACTACGACGGCTCCGCGATAGGGAGCCACTGGGCCTACAGGAACTTCGGAATCCTTGGAAACTCGCTCGTCGTCTTCCGCGGAAAGTGCGACGTCAAGGTCGAGGAAATGATTGACATAGAGGACCTCCGCGCGAGCAAGGAAATCAGGAGCGACGACATGGTGCACTACATAATCGAGGTCTTCGACTTGGTCAACACGCTCTTCGCCTCAACTCTGCAAAAGCTCTTCATAGCGAGGCTCTGCGAGGTTCTCGGCGAGTACGGAGTGAAGACCGTTAGAAAGGGAGACGACATCTACGTGAACGGGAGAAAGCTCAGCATCTCGATAGCAACGGTTTCCCCAGTGAGCGTCAAAATCCACATCGGGATAAACGTCGAGGCCAAGGGCATTCCCGAGGGAGTGGAGGCAATCGGACTGAAAGAGCTCAGAATCACCGAGGTTGAGGAGTTCATGGAAAGAACCGGAAGGGCCCTCGTTGAGGAGTTCAAAAAGGTGAAAAAGGACAGCCTGAAGGTCAGGTGGGCTCAGTAG
- a CDS encoding magnesium-dependent phosphatase-1 — protein sequence MRLLVLDLDGTLWDHEDSSALVPPYEFSGDCLTDSLGQELCLFLGVREFLEWASERFVLSIASWNIEERVRPILEGFGLWDYFVFPKIEGHPDKGDMIRRTIEELRSIGYDIDDIIYIDDRAIHIDGVKMAVPGVDFIHMWVDVKSFEELRQLLQKLG from the coding sequence ATGAGACTGCTCGTTCTCGATTTGGACGGCACCCTCTGGGACCATGAGGACTCTTCTGCCTTAGTTCCGCCTTACGAGTTCAGCGGTGATTGTTTAACAGACTCCCTTGGCCAAGAGCTCTGCCTCTTCCTTGGCGTCCGCGAGTTCCTCGAATGGGCAAGCGAAAGGTTTGTTCTAAGCATTGCGAGCTGGAACATCGAGGAGAGGGTAAGGCCGATTCTCGAGGGCTTTGGTCTATGGGACTACTTTGTCTTCCCGAAAATTGAGGGCCATCCTGACAAGGGTGACATGATTCGGAGAACCATTGAAGAGCTTCGTTCAATCGGCTATGATATCGACGACATCATCTACATTGACGACAGGGCCATTCACATCGATGGTGTCAAAATGGCCGTTCCTGGCGTTGACTTCATCCACATGTGGGTAGATGTAAAGAGTTTTGAGGAGCTTAGACAACTACTCCAAAAGCTGGGGTGA